In Micromonospora sp. WMMD980, the following are encoded in one genomic region:
- a CDS encoding type VII secretion protein EccE, whose translation MTQLQAPPGRTATASAATPADRSVTPADGRRRGRLGPVVVGQLVVVECAALAVWFATAGPVWLLATVATVALLAVVLAFTRRGGRWWYEDLMLRRRLGRRRGRARGAVPGGDPRLAALAPELTVVELTERGTRLGIGQDDRGWFAAVALAGRPGTPAGPVEAATVDRALAVLADFAGPVTQTQVVSHTLVWYPAPGAPPAAHRTVWVALRLSVSDARAETVSRGGGLHGVHRTVAAGVGRLGKALNAAGLGHRVLGRDELHAAVVSGAGLDLAPEPPVESWTSLRGGGWTQRCLALRVRPNGSLGALVDAVTATSAPSHTVAAVVLPGGRRVPPLLRVAAMDGHAEALVKVVRETARRAGVPARPLDGQHGPGVYATAPVGTAMGTVTVEG comes from the coding sequence ATGACGCAGCTCCAGGCGCCACCCGGTCGTACCGCCACCGCGTCCGCCGCGACGCCGGCGGACCGGTCGGTCACCCCGGCCGACGGGCGGCGGCGGGGCCGGCTCGGCCCGGTCGTCGTCGGTCAGCTCGTCGTGGTCGAGTGCGCGGCGCTCGCCGTCTGGTTCGCCACCGCCGGCCCGGTCTGGCTGCTCGCCACCGTCGCGACGGTGGCGCTGCTGGCCGTGGTGCTCGCGTTCACCAGGCGGGGCGGCCGCTGGTGGTACGAGGACCTGATGCTCCGCCGCCGGCTGGGTCGCCGCCGCGGGCGGGCCCGGGGCGCGGTGCCCGGCGGCGACCCCCGGCTGGCCGCGCTCGCCCCCGAGCTGACCGTGGTGGAGCTGACCGAGCGCGGGACCCGGCTCGGCATCGGCCAGGACGACCGCGGCTGGTTCGCCGCGGTGGCGCTGGCCGGCCGGCCCGGCACCCCCGCCGGACCGGTCGAGGCGGCGACCGTGGACCGGGCGCTCGCGGTGCTCGCCGACTTCGCCGGCCCGGTCACCCAGACGCAGGTCGTCTCGCACACGCTGGTCTGGTATCCCGCGCCCGGCGCGCCACCCGCGGCGCACCGCACGGTGTGGGTGGCGCTGCGCCTGTCGGTGAGCGACGCCCGCGCCGAGACGGTGAGCCGCGGCGGTGGTCTGCACGGCGTGCACCGGACCGTGGCGGCCGGGGTCGGCCGGCTCGGCAAGGCGCTCAACGCCGCCGGGCTCGGCCACCGGGTGCTCGGCCGCGACGAGCTGCACGCGGCGGTGGTCTCCGGCGCCGGGCTCGATCTGGCGCCGGAGCCGCCCGTCGAGTCCTGGACCAGCCTGCGCGGGGGCGGCTGGACCCAGCGGTGCCTCGCGTTGCGGGTCCGCCCCAACGGCTCGCTGGGCGCGCTGGTGGACGCCGTCACCGCGACCTCCGCGCCCTCGCACACCGTCGCCGCCGTGGTGCTCCCCGGCGGCCGGCGGGTCCCGCCGCTGCTGCGGGTCGCGGCCATGGACGGGCATGCCGAGGCGCTGGTGAAGGTGGTCCGGGAGACGGCCCGGCGGGCCGGGGTGCCGGCCCGACCGCTGGACGGCCAGCACGGCCCCGGCGTCTACGCCACCGCGCCGGTCGGCACCGCGATGGGCACCGTCACGGTCGAAGGTTGA
- the eccD gene encoding type VII secretion integral membrane protein EccD, whose amino-acid sequence MATKTATGGLSRITIVAPRTRMDLALPSDVPLADLLPTLLRYAGEDLADEGVRHGGWSLSRLGGQPLDGGRTAAQLGVRDGEVLYFNPRAATAPEIVFDDVVDAVATSTTQRPGAWQVGTTRAYAVLLASSALAAGAVATLFTGPPHLPGAVAALVVAVALLVGAAVLSRAAGDSRTGAVLALVGVGYAAVGGLLVLAGDRPLAELASPHVLLSGTAVVLVAAIAALAVGDRLPLFLGAVGVGAAVSLGAVLSLAFGIGAAASAAVVSAVAFGALPALPMLAYRLARLPVPSIPTGPEDLKTDTESVDGPSVLRDSERADGFLTGLLWTVSLLVLGGEVVLAAEGRLPAILLCLVLALLSMLRARPFLGRGQRVPVLLAGSAGLGLTAWAVFDAGSLAVRLGLILGGLTVLAVISLVYGLTVAGKRISPVWGRTLDIVEILLIIALVPLAVWVCGMYGWIVNLRP is encoded by the coding sequence GTGGCGACGAAGACGGCGACCGGCGGCCTGAGCCGGATCACCATCGTGGCGCCGCGCACCAGGATGGACCTGGCGTTGCCGTCCGACGTGCCGCTGGCCGACCTGCTGCCCACGCTGCTGCGCTACGCGGGTGAGGATCTCGCCGACGAGGGTGTGCGGCACGGCGGCTGGAGCCTCTCCCGGCTCGGCGGGCAGCCGCTCGACGGCGGGCGCACCGCCGCGCAGCTCGGCGTCCGCGACGGCGAGGTGCTCTACTTCAACCCCCGGGCCGCCACTGCACCCGAGATCGTCTTCGACGACGTGGTGGACGCCGTCGCCACCTCCACCACCCAGCGCCCCGGCGCCTGGCAGGTGGGCACCACCCGGGCGTACGCGGTGCTGCTCGCCTCCTCGGCACTGGCCGCCGGCGCGGTCGCGACGCTGTTCACCGGGCCGCCGCACCTGCCCGGCGCGGTGGCCGCCCTGGTGGTCGCGGTCGCGCTGCTGGTCGGCGCCGCGGTGCTGTCCCGGGCGGCCGGCGACAGCCGCACCGGCGCGGTGCTGGCCCTGGTCGGGGTGGGCTACGCGGCGGTCGGCGGCCTGCTGGTGCTCGCCGGGGACCGGCCGCTCGCCGAGCTGGCCAGCCCACACGTGCTGCTCTCCGGCACCGCCGTGGTGCTCGTCGCGGCGATCGCCGCGCTCGCCGTCGGGGACCGGTTGCCGCTGTTCCTCGGCGCCGTCGGTGTGGGCGCGGCGGTCAGCCTGGGCGCGGTGCTCAGCCTGGCGTTCGGCATCGGCGCGGCCGCGTCGGCGGCGGTGGTCTCCGCGGTGGCGTTCGGTGCGCTGCCGGCGCTGCCGATGCTCGCCTACCGGCTCGCCCGGCTGCCGGTGCCGTCGATCCCCACCGGCCCGGAGGACCTGAAGACCGACACCGAGTCGGTGGACGGGCCGTCGGTGCTGCGTGACAGCGAGCGCGCCGACGGGTTCCTCACCGGTCTGCTCTGGACCGTCTCCCTGCTGGTGCTCGGTGGTGAGGTGGTGCTCGCCGCCGAAGGCCGGCTGCCGGCGATCCTGCTCTGTCTGGTGCTGGCGCTGCTGTCGATGCTGCGGGCCCGCCCGTTTCTCGGCCGGGGCCAGCGCGTCCCGGTGCTGCTCGCCGGCAGCGCCGGTCTCGGGTTGACCGCCTGGGCGGTCTTCGACGCCGGGTCGCTGGCGGTCCGGTTGGGGCTGATCCTCGGCGGCCTGACCGTGCTGGCGGTGATCAGCCTGGTCTACGGGCTGACCGTGGCCGGCAAGCGCATCTCCCCGGTCTGGGGACGGACCCTGGACATCGTCGAGATCCTGCTGATCATCGCCTTGGTGCCGCTGGCCGTGTGGGTCTGCGGCATGTACGGCTGGATCGTCAACCTTCGACCGTGA